From a single Andrena cerasifolii isolate SP2316 chromosome 8, iyAndCera1_principal, whole genome shotgun sequence genomic region:
- the Cno gene encoding adherens junction formation factor afadin isoform X9 — protein MEREPSGSIRTFGTERKERKLGLDEKPLLVQLNWHIDDREGRFLLRRIDDKTNAQGVGFSSADGSSFHRKLSKREKKQMKKQEKLGRLKGLEQDENAVPVDQNGVAEKLYTELPETSFTRSISNPEAVMSRRRQQKLERKLQQFRSKDGGPDTGGTLKIYGEALCKDVPYKTLLLSVRDSAVQVVREMLSKYGLEKVDPQQYCLMQVNSENMNGGTQQEYILDDDECPLAILMNHPSARGSIMFHVRRRPADYVPRKRKKKPSGKWNELDHRYEDERLPFLLELNPDGSDVPNGAGTRHRLQPNVTEVGSERPVGPQAVQAQTLTLTGSTVMPRHCVIAFTENIVTLTPCSRDAHTYVNNQRIHQTTILQNGAIIKFGRLHTFRFIDPAPDERIRQRPDSGRQFEYGYERRSPDLTSQETNVERYGSTSGTPNCGQSQGHGQAQSQGQGQGQPCQDETSHSSSPTKSTPASAVVWFARSSNQATESTHNYETTFDLDGNVETASLTSSRDGNRTLQNDRQPRGTDPILPAVLEFLEETEETFFHAVITDVEPSAPQFKLAPTYTLYLAARYRASTHYRPELQPTERAHRLTVMLANVAAMIQRVIQERYMDASSLALWLANGSELLHMLKNDRHVGAFSTRAQDILTEAVHTAFASLVRCISLELAPAMSQFMADADEPAKEAGVLQIFSNTMALLRRCRVNAALTIQLFSHLFHMINATAFNALVSNANLCVRWFGRRLKARLNALETWAERQGLEFASQCHLATIMQATHLLQAPKYNAEELATLSSTCFKLNSLQVRALLQKYQPAADEPRLPAELIENVVRVTESVADTLARADGREIRLEEEPTLALALLLPEDGYSCEVIRAVPPGLAEFLAPLQRDGLCRMAPQPTSSGYWTIYMIDHHNNFRSPSAMSNRSGGYSCHTGPNPAQPEIHVIKLHKSTNGMGLSIVAAKGAGQDRLGIYIKSVVAGGAADADGRLTTGDQLLKVDGQSLVGITQEKAAEYLVRTGPIVTLEVAKQGAIYHGLATLLSQPSPIMTRAHKIRPKSEHFEALKVEEAKNEQTSISHSLGNLLSVQRPATDSVAERSIDPVPGPRRMSERDLPSRLGRDTTVPQQQMHTSKSVPALHNVGTEGKQQHEVFNPGYSRASSSNSVTPPVMQPPSMTPINGSTSLRSRSSHNLHDPIRIGTLPPSGLVSRQQSSPNLNPCQTTTSSNGFTATVTGPTNTLAQSNEAERFYQNLSVYRNQDSLTKQRYSPSQHSDERTALQLQKSSRGSQNSLNRPGTFEISQVRDRPMSAYVSQGQQQPYLGGGQSQQQQGNAAPLRSQSSRDIIRQEAKLQEMQEEVRRRELRGGVPVSATQYRPSTYNVKSNLNTTTTTTQSTNSIVRPAKSIGTPSTVGSNTTMTMPMPAISTPGHGTKQQSATSNYGYLDSQCGPYVLQYGKSPPTQAHQHQHQHQPQPQHQPQSQSQPQLQSQPQSQPQPQHQHQHQFQPQPQLQSQHQHHHQNVQQQSHGHVQYSAPQQSRGKTDSTRLQSNGMSLDYGRDQTGGQDYTGRSYATDQTRHFTVGSQYHLNGISDARNDQYAGENGTGRTHTVIEGNVSILANQVAPIRPALPEDGFRDSPPPPPPNTSTHPLYNKQSDSRYTASMQDPPRGGYYPANGTAGTALQPRQYQYSATNPWQREEREKEQARRREAARQWRDQQIAELSALPHRTSQQEEQLRALQLERDFQKRAEEAANQQDDDEENNDADAEHMQRVQGLLRTTTSQDRSHFTEQHNPNLSRLNIANQSVRVNHAVHSIGGSMHSTTVVAPHSSATQQSSQNLVNICPSQSDKSGSQLSQTVQHDQTAQMQMQMQMQMQNTIGQVSLPSLIHLAASQKSGSLATSQPTDEAEMQRKREDELKRKQLEFDETLKRKEEESKQQQIQQIYQQQHHQHLQQSQSHLKNQQILHPNMLRLEGLVINGPNTSSTQNGNNDAPLPPERGSSYAVMSQQGALRSNNANTSNILSVTHPQQSASIKRVSFHDTNANPESTQRNFTSGNLNTTASVPMDIIAEDPNNFINDAESLLASPKTPEGSGIPITGSTPGVIGAQEVYKDPRQRRLAEKQKQQQNSQVGPVPEKLSFKEKMKMFAMETGEDGTPRDKVKISRAQREIDNIGNPTALNSNNNNSGNSTVTVNNNNRN, from the exons GCTTTCGAAATACGGTCTGGAAAAGGTCGACCCGCAGCAGTACTGTCTCATGCAG GTGAATAGCGAGAATATGAACGGTGGAACGCAACAAGAGTACATATTGGACGATGACGAGTGTCCCCTTGCCATCCTTATGAATCATCCCTCCGCACGGG GTTCGATCATGTTTCACGTGCGAAGAAGGCCCGCGGATTACGTACCACGGAAACGCAAGAAAAAACCGAGTGGCAAATGGAACGAACTCGACCACAG GTACGAAGACGAGAGGTTACCGTTTTTGTTAGAACTTAATCCCGACGGCAGTGATGTTCCGAATGGGGCGGGTACACGCCATCGGTTGCAACCTAACGTAACGGAGGTGGGCTCGGAAAGGCCTGTAGGTCCGCAGGCCGTGCAAGCTCAAACTCTCACGTTGACCGGATCGACTGTTATGCCGAGACATTGCGTAATCGCGTTTACCGAAAATATCGTCACTCTTACACCCTGCTCTAGAGACGCTCACACCTACGTCAACAACCAGAGGATACATCAGACAACCATACTGCAG AACGGAGCGATCATAAAATTCGGCAGACTACATACATTCAGATTCATTGACCCAGCACCTGACGAACGTATCAGGCAACGACCCGATTCTGGAAGACAATTCGAATACGGTTACGAACG ACGCTCCCCAGACTTGACCAGTCAAGAGACGAACGTGGAAAGGTATGGCTCAACGTCCGGAACCCCGAACTGTGGACAAAGCCAAGGTCACGGCCAGGCTCAAAGTCAAGGTCAGGGTCAGGGTCAGCCATGTCAGGATGAAACGTCTCATTCGTCTAGCCCGACCAAGTCAACGCCTGCCTCCGCCGTTGTTTGGTTCGCTCGAAGCTCCAATCAAGCGACGGAATCCACGCACAATTACGAAACTACCTTTGATCTCGATGGGAACGTGGAAACTGCCAGTCTGACCAGCAGTAGAGACGGTAACAG AACATTACAAAACGATCGACAACCTCGCGGGACGGACCCCATCTTACCGGCTGTGCTCGAGTTTCTCGAAGAAACAGAAGAGACATTTTTTCATGCGGTGATCACGGATGTGGAACCGTCGGCGCCTCAGTTTAAACTAGCCCCAACGTACACACTTTACTTGGCGGCCAGATATCGGGCGAGCACGCATTACAGGCCGGAGTTGCAACCGACCGAGAGAGCCCACAGATTAACCGTGATGTTGGCGAACGTCGCTGCTATGATACAACGAGTGATACAG GAGCGATACATGGATGCATCCTCGTTGGCTTTGTGGCTGGCGAACGGCTCGGAACTGCTGCATATGCTGAAAAACGACCGACACGTCGGCGCGTTCTCGACAAGGGCGCAGGATATTTTGACGGAGGCGGTTCACACGGCATTCGCGTCATTGGTGCGATGTATTTCTCTGGAGCTAGCCCCGGCGATGTCTCAGTTCATGGCTGACGCCGATGAGCCAGCTAAAGAAGCTGGAGTGTTGCAAATATTTTCCAATACGATGGCCCTACTGAGGCGGTGCAGAGTGAACGCTGCCCTGACCATTCAGTTGTTCAGTCATCTCTTCCACATGATAAACGCAACAGCATTTAACGCTTTGGTTTCGAACGCGAACTTGTGCGTTAGGTGGTTCGGCCGCCGGTTGAAAGCCAGATTAAACGCTCTGGAGACTTGGGCCGAGAGACAGGGCCTCGAGTTCGCGAGTCAATGTCACTTGGCCACGATCATGCAAGCAACTCACCTGCTCCAAGCGCCAAAATATAACGCGGAGGAGCTGGCTACTCTGAGTTCTACTTGTTTTAAGCTAAATTCCTTGCAAGTCAGGGCATTGTTGCAAAAGTATCAGCCAGCCGCGGATGAACCGAGACTTCCGGCAGAGCTAATCGAAAACGTCGTCAGG GTGACCGAAAGCGTGGCTGACACTCTCGCGCGCGCCGACGGCAGAGAGATTCGACTCGAGGAAGAACCTACGCTCGCGCTGGCTCTCCTGCTTCCAGAGGACGGATACAGTTGCGAAGTGATACGGGCAGTTCCTCCAGGATTGGCTGAATTCTTAGCACCGCTACAACGGGACGGTCTTTGTAGAATGGCTCCTCAGCCGACCAGCAGTGGATACTGGACCATATACATGATTGATCATCACAATAAC TTCCGTAGTCCCAGTGCGATGAGCAACCGGTCCGGGGGCTATTCTTGCCACACGGGACCTAATCCCGCTCAGCCAGAAATACACGTAATAAAGTTGCACAAATCGACCAATGGAATGGGCTTGAGCATCGTTGCAGCAAAG GGCGCCGGTCAGGATAGACTCGGAATATACATAAAGAGCGTGGTTGCGGGTGGTGCTGCCGATGCT GATGGCAGATTGACGACTGGCGATCAGTTGCTAAAGGTGGACGGACAAAGTTTAGTCGGAATCACTCAGGAAAA AGCTGCCGAGTATTTGGTGCGTACCGGGCCGATAGTAACGCTCGAAGTTGCGAAACAAGGCGCGATATATCATGGTTTGGCCACTTTATTATCACAACCTTCACCCATCATGACCAGAG CGCACAAAATTCGACCCAAGTCGGAGCACTTTGAAGCTTTGAAGGTGGAGGAAGCGAAGAACGAGCAGACGTCCATCTCGCATTCGTTGGGTAATTTGTTGAGCGTACAAAGGCCCGCGACCGATTCGGTGGCGGAACGTTCGATCGATCCAGTACCAG GACCTCGTCGCATGAGTGAACGAGATTTACCATCACGGCTTGGACGCGACACGACCGTACCTCAGCAACAAATGCATACCAGCAAATCCGTGCCAGCGTTGCACA ATGTAGGCACTGAGGGGAAACAGCAACACGAGGTGTTCAATCCCGGTTACAGCAGAGCATCGTCCAGCAACAGCGTTACACCACCGGTTATGCAACCTCCATCTATGACCCCGATCAACGGTTCAACATCGCTACGTTCACG CTCCAGTCACAACTTGCACGACCCGATAAGGATCGGAACGTTGCCGCCGAGCGGCCTCGTCAGCAGACAGCAATCGTCACCGAATTTAAATCCCTGTCAAACGACCACCAGTAGCAACGGTTTCACTGCTACTGTAACAGGTCCTACAAACACTCTTGCTCAAAGTAACGAAGCCGAAAGATTTTATCAGAACCTGAGCGTCTACAGGAATCAAGATTCGTTGACGAAACAGCGATACAGTCCATCGCAACACTCGGATGAAAG AACCGCTCTACAGCTGCAGAAGAGTTCGAGAGGCTCTCAAAACTCGTTGAATCGCCCGGGTACGTTCGAAATCAGTCAAGTCAGGGATCGGCCAATGTCCGCCTACGTATCCCAGGGGCAACAACAGCCTTATCTTGGTGGTGGTCAGTCGCAGCAGCAGCAGGGTAACGCGGCTCCTCTCAGATCGCAATCCTCCCGAGATATAATAAGACAAGAGGCAAAACTTCAGGAAATGCAAGAGGAAGTACGACGACGCGAATTGCGAGGTGGCGTACCAGTCTCGGCGACTCAGTATCGGCCCAGCACGTATAACGTAAAATCAAATCTcaacaccaccaccaccaccacccaaTCGACTAATTCGATAGTTCGACCGGCTAAATCAATCGGTACTCCGTCAACCGTGGGATCGAATACGACAATGACAATGCCCATGCCAGCAATTTCGACGCCTGGACATGGTACCAAGCAGCAATCGGCCACATCGAATTACGGTTACTTGGACTCGCAGTGCGGTCCGTACGTACTTCAGTACGGCAAGTCTCCGCCCACGCAAGCGCATCAACACCAGCATCAGCATCAGCCTCAGCCTCAACATCAGCCTCAGTCTCAGTCTCAACCGCAATTGCAATCGCAACCGCAATCACAGCCGCAGCCACAGCACCAGCATCAGCATCAATTTCAACCACAACCTCAGCTTCAATCTCAGCACCAGCATCATCACCAAAATGTCCAACAGCAAAGCCATGGACACGTTCAATACAGTGCGCCACAGCAGTCGAGAGGAAAAACTGATTCGACTCGTTTGCAATCGAACGGCATGTCGCTGGACTACGGAAGAGATCAAACAGGTGGCCAAGACTATACGGGTAGATCATACGCGACCGATCAGACTCGGCATTTCACTGTTGGATCACAGTATCATTTGAACGGTATTTCGGATGCACGAAACGATCAGTACGCCGGCGAGAATGGCACGGGTAGAACCCATACCGTAATAGAAGGAAACGTTTCCATTCTAGCCAATCAAGTTGCTCCGATACGGCCGGCTCTTCCGGAAGATGGATTCAGAGATAGTCCGCCGCCGCCACCGCCAAACACTTCGACTCATCCTCTCTACAACAAGCAGTCGGATTCGAG ATACACCGCGAGTATGCAAGATCCTCCACGAGGAGGATATTATCCAGCGAATGGTACAGCAGGAACTGCGTTACAGCCACGTCAGTATCAGTATAGCGCCACGAACCCGTGGCAACGAGAAGAAAGGGAAAAG gaACAAGCCCGCAGAAGAGAAGCTGCGCGACAGTGGCGAGATCAACAAATAGCAGAGTTGAGCGCGTTACCTCATAGAACCTCTCAGCAAGAGGAGCAGTTGCGAGCTCTTCAGTTAGAGAGGGATTTCCAAAAGAGAGCCGAGGAAGCTGCCAATCAGCAAGATGACGACGAAGAAAACAACGATGCGGATGCCGAGCATATGCAACGTGTTCAGGGATTACTTCGTACAACCACGTCTCAAGACCGAAGCCATTTCACGGAGCAACATAATCCCAACTTGTCCAGGCTCAACATCGCGAATCAGTCCGTTAGGGTGAACCATGCTGTTCATTCTATCGGAGGATCGATGCATTCTACGACCGTCGTTGCTCCACACAGTTCCGCCACTCAACAATCTTCTCAAAACCTGGTAAACATCTGTCCGAGCCAATCCGACAAATCCGGCTCGCAGTTGTCGCAAACTGTTCAACACGACCAAACTGCGCAAATGCAAATGCAGATGCAAATGCAAATGCAAAACACTATCGGGCAAGTATCGCTGCCGTCCCTGATCCACTTGGCTGCCTCTCAAAAGTCCGGTTCCCTTGCTACCTCTCAGCCTACCGATGAGGCGGAAATGCAACGTAAACGGGAGGACGAGCTGAAACGGAAACAGCTCGAATTCGATGAAACTCtaaagaggaaggaagaagaatCTAAGCAACAACAAATCCAACAGATATATCAACAGCAACACCACCAACACTTGCAACAGTCGCAATCCCATCTGAAGAATCAACAAATCTTACACCCTAATATGTTGCGATTGGAGGGTTTGGTTATCAATGGTCCAAATACATCAT CCACTCAAAATGGTAACAATGATGCGCCTTTGCCACCGGAACGCGGCTCTAGTTACGCGGTGATGTCACAGCAGGGTGCCCTCCGATCGAATAATGCAAATACTTCTAATATACTGTCAGTAACGCATCCTCAGCAATCAGCATCCATTAAGAGGGTCTCGTTTCACGACACAAACGCAAACCCAGAATCTACACAACGAAACTTTACATCAGGAAATTTAAACACAACTGCATCCGTGCCCATGGATATTATTGCGGAAGACCCGAAT AATTTCATCAACGATGCAGAAAGTTTATTGGCATCCCCGAAAACACCCGAAGGATCTGGAATTCCAATTACTGGTAGCACGCCTGGTGTTATAGGTGCTCAAGAAGTTTACAA GGATCCCAGACAAAGGCGACTAGCTGAGAAGCAAAAACAACAACAAAATTCTCAAGTTGGGCCCGTTCCGGAGAAACTTAGTTTCAAGGAAAAGATGAAAATGTTTGCAATGGAAACTGGTGAAGATGGTACTCCGCGGGATAAGGTAAAAATTTCACGTGCACAACGCGAAATCGATAATATAGGTAATCCTACGGCTCTGAATAGCAATAACAACAACAGCGGCAATAGCACTGTTACTGTTAACAACAATAATAGAAATTAA